In the genome of Streptomyces sp. Tu 3180, the window ACTCGATCCGCAGCACGTCGTGTACCTGGGCTCGCTCAGCAAGAGCCTCTCCCCCGCGCTGAGGCTGGGATGGATGGTCCTGCCGGACCACCTGGTGGACCCCGTGCTGCGCGTCAAGGGCGAGCGTGAGGCGTGGGCCGGTGTCACGGACCAGCTGACCCTCGCCGATTTCATCGAGTCGGGCCACTACGACCGCCACATCCGCCGGACCCGGCAGCGTTACCGGGACCGCAGGGACCGACTGGTCGCGCTCCTCGCCCGCCGGGCACCGCACATCGCGCCCACGGGCATCGCCGCCGGACTGCACGCGGTGCTGGGCCTGCCGCCCGGCAGCGAACGGTCGGTGACCGAGGCCGCGGCCCGGCAGCGCATCGCCGTGGACGGGCTCGCCGGCTTCCGGCATCCGGCCGCCACCATGCCCGCGCACGACGGCCTGGTCGTCGGCTACGCCGCACCCCCCGACCACGGCTTCGGGGCGGCGCTCGACGCCCTCTGCCGCATCCTGCCTCCCCCGTCCGACGGGAGCTGACGGCTGCGGCGGGCCCGTCCGCCGCGGGGCGTCTACGCGAAGACCACCGTCACCGGCGCGTGGTCCGACCAGCGCTCGGCGTGCGTGGCCGCCCGCTCCACGTACGCCTTGACCGCGCGGTCCGCGAGCCCCGGGGTCGCCATCTGGTAGTCGATGCGCCAGCCGGTGTCGTTGTCGAAGGCCCGTCCCCGGTACGACCACCACGAGTACGGCCCGTCCACGTCCGGGTGCAGCTTCCGCACCACGTCGACGTACCCGCCGTCGGCCGGGTCGAGGACGCGCGACAGCCACTCCCGCTCCTCCGGCAGGAAGCCCGAACTCTTGGTGTTGCCGCGCCAGTTCTTCAGGTCGGCCTTCTCGTGCGCGATGTTCCAGTCGCCGCAGACGACGACCTCCCGCCCCTCCGCGTCGGCCCGCTCGCGCAGCCCCTTGAGGTGGGCCAGGAACTCGCCCATGAAGCGCGTCTTCTCGTCCTGCCGCTCCGTGCCGACCTCGCCGGAGGGCAGGTACAGGGACGCGACGGTGACGCCGGGCAGGTCCGCCTCCACGTACCGCCCGCTGTCGTCGAACTCGGCCGAGCCGAAGCCCACCCGGACGCGGTCGGGTTCACGCCGGGTGTACAGCGACACCCCCGCGCGCCCCTTCGCGGCGGCGGGCGCGTGGACCACGTGCCACCCCTCGGGCGCCCGGACCTGTTCGGACAGCTGCTGCGGCTCCGCCCGCACCTCCTGCAGACACAGCACATCGGCGGAGGTCCGCGCCAGCCACTCCACGAAGCCCTTCTTCGCGGCGGCGCGCAGTCCATTGACATTGACGGAGGTCACAGTGAGCACCAGGGCACGATACCGGCACACTGGACAAGGTCCAATTCCGGACCGAGATCATGCTCCCGATCACCCCTGGATCTGATTTACCGTGCTCAGCATGAACATCCGCCGGGTCCCCTACGACCACCCCGACGCCGTCAAGCTGGACGCCGAAGTCCAGGCCGAATACCACGTCCGCTACGGCGACGGTGGTGACGCCACCCCCATGGATCCGGCGGACTTCACGCCCCCGAACGGCATCTACCTGATCGCCTACGACGAGAACGACGTCCCCGTGGCCTCCGGCGGCTGGCGCGCCCAGGACGCCAACGGCGAGGGCAACCGCGACGGCGACGCCGAACTGAAGCGCATGTACGTGATCGAGCAGATGCGCGGCCGCGGCCTGGCCCGCCGCGTCCTGGCCGCCCTGGAGGAGGACGCCCGCGCCGCCGGCCGCGTCCGCATGGTCCTGGAGACCGGCACGAAGCAGCCCGAGGCCATCGCCCTCTACGTCTCCAGCGGTTACGAGCCGTGCGAGAAGTTCGGCTACTACCGCTTCCACGAGGAGAGCCGCTGCTACGCCAAGGCGCTGTAGGGAACCGCAGCGGCCGGCCGCTTCCCCGGCCACTCGTCCGCCGGGCGGGGTCCACGGGGACGCGGCCGGCCGTCGCCGTCACGGTCCCCCGCCGTGCCGTACGGCTCACCGGCTCCCGGCGCGGTCAGGCGGCGGCCGCGGGACTCCGGACTCCACACCTTCGTCGCCCAACCGGCCGCTTAAGTCGACCTTAAGCGGCCATTAAGCGATCAGCCGAAGACCTTAGGGCGTCAAATAACCGCAGGTCAGGGCCAGTTGGAACACAAACCGGGCAGTTGGTTGCACCGTCAACCGTCCGTAGCATCGGGGCTCCCCCCACGACCCACCCCCCACCCAGCCCCCCACGCAACTCCTCCACAGACAAGGTGTGTTCAGCCATGGCCGCTCACCGCGCACGCCGGTGGTCGCTCGGCGGGTTCGTCCTGCTGGTCTCCACCGCGGTCGCCGCCGCCTTCACCTTCCTCACCACGGGACCGTCCGCCGACCGGGCCGACGCCGCCACCACCGCCCTGACCTGGTCCGACGAGTTCAATGGCCCGGCCGGCAGCGCCCCGGACCCCGGCAAGTGGACGCTGGAGACCGGCGGCAGCGGCAACGGCAACCACGAGCTGCAGCACTACCGCAACAGCAGGGACAACGCCGCCCTCGACGGCAACGGCAATCTCGTCATCACCGCCCGCAAGAACACCGACACCGGGCTCCAGTGCTGGTACGGCACCTGCCAGTACACCTCCGCCCGTCTCAACACCGCCAAGACCTTCACCCAGGCCTACGGCCACTTCGAGGCCCGCATCAAGGTGCCCCGCGGTCAGGGCATGTGGCCCGCGTTCTGGATGCTCGGCAACGACCTGGGCAGCGTCGGCTGGCCCAACAGCGGCGAGATCGACATCATGGAGAACGTCGGCTACGAGCCCGGCGTCGTCCACGGCACCCTCCACGGCCCCGGCTACTCCGGCGGCGGCGGCATCGGCGCCGCGTACACGCTTCCGGGCGGCGCGTCCTTCGCCGACGACTTCCACGTCTTCGCGGTCGACTGGAGCCCCGAGAAGATCACCTGGTCCGTCGACGGACGGACCTACCAGACCCGCACCCCGGCCGACCTGGGCGGCAAGAAGTGGGTCTACGACCACCCGTTCTTCCTGATCCTCAACCTCGCCGTCGGCGGCGACTGGCCCGGCAGCCCGGACGCGAACACGCAGTTCCCGCAGACGATGACCGTGGACTACGTCCGCGTCTCGGCCTCCGGCGGCTCCACCGGCGACGGGGGTGCCGCGAAGACCGGCGCCATCAAGGGCATCGGCGGCATGTGCGTCGACGTCGCCGGAGCCTCGGCCGCGGACGGGACCCCGATCCAGCTCCACGACTGCACCGGCGTCGACGCGCAGAACTGGACCCTGGGCGGCGACGGCACCGTACGCGCCCTCGGCAAGTGCCTGGACGTGCGCGGCGGCTCCACCGCGGACGGGGCGGCCGTGCAGCTCTACACCTGCAACGGCACCAAGGCCCAGCAGTGGACCTACACCTCCGCCCGCGACCTGACCAACGTCGGTGCGGACAAGTGCCTGGACGCCAAGGGCAACTCCTCGGCCGACGGCACACCCCTGCAGACCTGGACGTGCACCGGCGCCGCCAACCAGAAGTGGACGGTCGGCTGACCCCTCCGCCCGCCGAGACCACGCCTCCCGGCTCGCCCCCCGAGCCCGGGAGGCGTTCCGCGTCCGTCCGGCCGCCGGAACCGGGCGCCGGTCGCAGCGACTCCCGGCCCCGGCCGAAGCGCTCGGCGTGAGCGGCGCGTTGGCACCGCGCCGGTCCGCCGCGGCCGGCCGTCGGCGGGGTGCGTCGACGGGACGCGTCGGCACGATGCGGAGCAGGTGCCGTACAACGTGTCGGAGCCCCGGTCGGTGATCACCGACCGGGGCTCCGAGCTGCGTGGACCTGAGGGGATTTGAACCCCTGGCCCCCTCGATGCGAACGAGGTGCGCTACCGGACTGCGCCACAGGCCCTTGCAACGAGTGAAACTTTAGCATCCCGATCGGGGTGCTCGGAAATCCGTTGCCGCTCGCCCCTCGCCCGCGGCTTCGGGGGCTACTCGTTGGCGGCCCGGGGGCGGTCCCCGTCCTCGTACTGGTCGAACAGCGGGGTGCGGCCGCGCTCCCGGGACCGCCGGGCCGACGCCGCCGCGGAGCTCCCTCCGCGCGAGCGCGTCCGCGCGGGGGGAGGGGCGCCGGTGCGCCCGTCCTCGTCCGTCCGCTCCCCGGCCTCGGCCGGGTCCGGGTCCGCCTCCTCCGCGGGGGCCGGCGCCTCCTCCGGCGGGACGGCGCTCGAGCGGGCCGAGCTCCAGGTGTCCGGTGCGCCGAGGTCCACGTCGCTGGTGGCGCGCGGCGCGACCGGGGCGGTCACGTACGTGGGCAGCGGCACCGGGACCGGGTCCCAGCTGTCGCCGCCCTGGCCGGGCCGCCGCTGCCGCTCGCGCTGCTGGTCCACCCACTCCGCGTGGTCGGTCTGCTCGACGAGCGCGCGCCGGTCCGCGGCGAGCGCGGACAGGCCGAGGTCGGGGTCGGGGGCGACCCCGGCTTCCGGTCCCTCCGGTTCGTCGGAGTCGGTGTCCTCGACGGCCGGGCGGCGGCGCGGCTGGCGCTCCCGCAGGCGCTGGGCGGCGATCTCGGCCTGTCGGCGGTCCATCTGGTACGCGAAGCGGCGGCGCTCCTGGGAGCGCAGGTACGCGATGTACGCGCTGAGCAGCACCGCGGGCACGCCGGGTGCCCACAGGAAGGCGAGTCCGCCGACCGCCGCGACGATCGCGCCGAGCGTGAAGGCGAGGAAGAGAAGCGTGGTGGTGCGCCGGCGGCGGGCGAGCACCTTCGAGCGCCGGGCGCGTGCCGCGGCGGCCTGCGCCGCGCGGGCCTCCTGTGCGCTCTGGGCGCGCTGGGCCTGCCGGGGCACGGATCCGCGCCGGGCGGCCGGGACGCGCACGCGCGCCGCGCCGGGCTCGGAACCGCCCTGGTCCGCCCCGTCCGCCCGGTCCGGCCCGTCCGCCTGATCCGCGTGTTCATGCGGCGGCCGGCCGGCCTGCTGCCCGGGGATCGGCTCCGGCCGCTCCCCGGGCGGCGACGGGGCGGGCACCTGCGTCTGCGGACGGGTCTGGGACACGGCGAAGGCCCGGACGTCCACCGAGTCGGTGACCGCGTCCGGGTCGTGGACGCTCTGCTCCCCCTCGTCGGCGGAGCGCGCCCGCAGGTCCTTGGCGTACCGGCGCTCCATGCCCGCCCGTCCGGACAGCAATCGGATGGCGGTGCTGAAGCGTTCCGTTGGACGGGCCTCGTTCAGCTCGTCCTGCCTACGGAGCCACATCGGCACC includes:
- a CDS encoding exodeoxyribonuclease III, translated to MLTVTSVNVNGLRAAAKKGFVEWLARTSADVLCLQEVRAEPQQLSEQVRAPEGWHVVHAPAAAKGRAGVSLYTRREPDRVRVGFGSAEFDDSGRYVEADLPGVTVASLYLPSGEVGTERQDEKTRFMGEFLAHLKGLRERADAEGREVVVCGDWNIAHEKADLKNWRGNTKSSGFLPEEREWLSRVLDPADGGYVDVVRKLHPDVDGPYSWWSYRGRAFDNDTGWRIDYQMATPGLADRAVKAYVERAATHAERWSDHAPVTVVFA
- a CDS encoding GNAT family N-acetyltransferase, which gives rise to MNIRRVPYDHPDAVKLDAEVQAEYHVRYGDGGDATPMDPADFTPPNGIYLIAYDENDVPVASGGWRAQDANGEGNRDGDAELKRMYVIEQMRGRGLARRVLAALEEDARAAGRVRMVLETGTKQPEAIALYVSSGYEPCEKFGYYRFHEESRCYAKAL
- a CDS encoding glycoside hydrolase family 16 protein; the encoded protein is MAAHRARRWSLGGFVLLVSTAVAAAFTFLTTGPSADRADAATTALTWSDEFNGPAGSAPDPGKWTLETGGSGNGNHELQHYRNSRDNAALDGNGNLVITARKNTDTGLQCWYGTCQYTSARLNTAKTFTQAYGHFEARIKVPRGQGMWPAFWMLGNDLGSVGWPNSGEIDIMENVGYEPGVVHGTLHGPGYSGGGGIGAAYTLPGGASFADDFHVFAVDWSPEKITWSVDGRTYQTRTPADLGGKKWVYDHPFFLILNLAVGGDWPGSPDANTQFPQTMTVDYVRVSASGGSTGDGGAAKTGAIKGIGGMCVDVAGASAADGTPIQLHDCTGVDAQNWTLGGDGTVRALGKCLDVRGGSTADGAAVQLYTCNGTKAQQWTYTSARDLTNVGADKCLDAKGNSSADGTPLQTWTCTGAANQKWTVG
- the glpR gene encoding gephyrin-like molybdotransferase receptor GlpR → MSSSGLIYAVIVGAWAAYLVPMWLRRQDELNEARPTERFSTAIRLLSGRAGMERRYAKDLRARSADEGEQSVHDPDAVTDSVDVRAFAVSQTRPQTQVPAPSPPGERPEPIPGQQAGRPPHEHADQADGPDRADGADQGGSEPGAARVRVPAARRGSVPRQAQRAQSAQEARAAQAAAARARRSKVLARRRRTTTLLFLAFTLGAIVAAVGGLAFLWAPGVPAVLLSAYIAYLRSQERRRFAYQMDRRQAEIAAQRLRERQPRRRPAVEDTDSDEPEGPEAGVAPDPDLGLSALAADRRALVEQTDHAEWVDQQRERQRRPGQGGDSWDPVPVPLPTYVTAPVAPRATSDVDLGAPDTWSSARSSAVPPEEAPAPAEEADPDPAEAGERTDEDGRTGAPPPARTRSRGGSSAAASARRSRERGRTPLFDQYEDGDRPRAANE